The following proteins are encoded in a genomic region of Arachis ipaensis cultivar K30076 chromosome B02, Araip1.1, whole genome shotgun sequence:
- the LOC107625903 gene encoding cytochrome P450 83B1, whose translation MVSPLLLILFLTLPFSLFLFFFQKQKNKAFPPGPKGLPIIGNLHQFHFPTLHIQLWKLSKLYGPLFSIKLGLRPCLVVSNSKMAQEVLKTHDIEFCGRPSFLAQNKISYNRIEIAFSAYNDSWKAIKKICITHFLNSSSVSKFSSIRQFEVNQMIKEISIQASSKSVTNLNDAILSLTNTIIYRIAFGRSYKDDKGIIVAKRLLGLLNESQALLGAFFVSDYVPFMGWIDKLRGMHSLLERSCQKFDAFLQEIVNQHLDPKRQKSDDEEEEENVIDVLLKLKNNKEQSFPFDLTYDHIKAVLMDILIGGTYSSAATSTWAMANLMKNPKAMMKVQEEVRNFFGSKGFVDEDEIRNNNNNVLPYLKAVIKETLRLVPPLPLLLTRETNEACKIGEYEIEAKTLVYVNAWAIQRDPEIWKDPEEFYPERFLKSSIDFKGQDFELIPFGSGRRICPGLNMGVATVEIIVANLLFWFDWEIPIGMEDLDNNEVKPGIVHSKKNPLYLRAKNYYHMGVINE comes from the exons ATGGTGTCCCCCCTGCTCTTAATTCTATTCCTAACTCTTCCTTTCTCAttgtttctcttcttctttcaaaaacaaaagaacaaagcCTTTCCACCAGGTCCTAAAGGCCTTCCAATAATTGGAAACCTTCACCAATTTCATTTTCCTACCCTTCATATTCAACTATGGAAGCTCTCAAAATTATATGGTCCTTTGTTCTCAATCAAACTAGGTTTAAGGCCATGTCTTGTTGTATCCAATTCCAAAATGGCCCAAGAAGTGTTGAAAACTCATGACATTGAATTTTGTGGAAGGCCTTCTTTTCTTGCCCAAAACAAAATTTCCTACAATAGGATTGAAATTGCATTTTCAGCATACAATGATTCTTGGAAAGCAATCAAGAAAATTTGTATTACCCATTTCCTCAATTCAAGTAGTGTCTCCAAATTCTCCTCTATACGCCAATTTGAGGTGAATCAAATGATCAAGGAGATATCAATACAAGCTTCTTCTAAAAGTGTGACAAATTTGAATGATGCAATTTTGTCACTTACCAACACTATAATTTATAGAATTGCTTTTGgaagaagctataaagatgataAAGGAATTATTGTTGCTAAGAGGTTACTTGGTTTGCTTAATGAATCTCAAGCTTTGTTAGGAGCATTCTTTGTTTCTGATTATGTTCCATTCATGGGGTGGATTGATAAACTTAGAGGTATGCATTCTCTTCTTGAAAGAAGTTGTCAGAAATTTGATGCATTCTTGCAAGAAATTGTCAACCAACAccttgatccaaagagacaaaaATCTgatgacgaagaagaagaagaaaatgtcatTGATGTCTTATTGAAGCTGAAGAATAATAAGGAGCAGTCATTTCCATTTGATCTCACTTATGATCACATCAAAGCTGTGCTAATG GACATACTTATTGGAGGGACATATTCAAGTGCTGCCACATCAACTTGGGCCATGGCCAATCTAATGAAGAACCCTAAAGCAATGATGAAGGTTCAAGAAGAAGTTAGAAACTTCTTTGGAAGCAAAGGCTTTGTTGATGAAGATGaaataagaaataataataataatgttctaCCTTATCTTAAGGCAGTGATAAAAGAGACACTTAGATTAGTGCCACCATTACCACTATTATTAACAAGAGAAACAAATGAAGCATGCAAAATAGGAGAATATGAAATTGAAGCCAAGACATTAGTGTATGTTAATGCATGGGCAATTCAAAGGGATCCTGAAATTTGGAAAGACCCAGAAGAGTTTTATCCTGAGAGATTCTTGAAAAGTTCAATTGATTTTAAGGGTCAAGATTTTGAGCTGATTCCATTTGGTTCTGGAAGGAGAATTTGCCCTGGATTGAATATGGGAGTTGCAACGGTGGAGATTATTGTTGCTAATCTTCTTTTTTGGTTTGATTGGGAGATTCCAATTGGGATGGAAGACTTGGATAATAATGAAGTCAAACCAGGGATTGTTCATAGCAAAAAGAATCCTCTTTATCTTAGGGCCAAGAATTATTATCATATGGGAGTAATTAATGAATGA